In Calditrichota bacterium, the sequence CGCACCTATCGGCGCTATCACATACAGATTGGCTAATCTTAAACTAACAGCAGCAATAAATACAGTCCCGTAGGGACGATAGGTTTGTAGCTAATAAAAAAGAACAATTAAGAAGTCCCGTAGGGACGATAGGTTAATAACTGCTATGATTACACGGGACAGGAAAAAACTCTGATTTAAACACAACTCTTTGTAAAATCCCGAGCCGTATCAGGGCCGCTTTTTCATGGATTTTTAAACTTGATTTTTGTGGCTGGAATTCCTATTTTGAACGGTATTCATCGGCGGGGAATCCCAAAATCAGGGGTAAATGCCGTGTTTAAATATGATTTACAAATATTGTGCCAATTTATTATTTTGTCTTGACAATAATCCCTATTTGTCGTAAATTATTTCCTGTAATAAAATTATTTCCTGTAATAAAACGGAGGCTTTCTTATGGCAATTACAGTGGAAGATGTGGAAAAAATCGCAAAACTGGCGAAATTATCGTTTACTGATAAAGAAAAACAAAAATTTACGGAACAATTAAGTCAAATTATTTCATACGTTGAAAAGCTGAATGAGCTGGATGTGGAAGGTGTCCCGGCCACCTACCATGTTCTGGAAGTTAAAAATGTTTTCAGAAAGGATGAGGTAAAACCCTCCATGCCTCAGGAAGAGGTTCTGGAGAATGCACCCTCCAAAAAGAACGGCTATTTTAGCGTACCAAAAGTAATTGCACAGGAATAGCGCCTGACAATGGTGAAGAAACCCGATCACATGAGGGTGGTGGCCGTTATTCCGGCCCGGTACGCGGCAACTCGGTTTCCCGGAAAAGTGCTGGCGCCGATTTTGGGAAAGCCCATGCTTCAGTGGGTTTTTGAACAGACACAAAAGGCTGCTTTTTTGGATGATGTTTGGATCGCAACCGATCATCCGGACGTAAAGCGAGTTGCGGAATCCTTTGGCGCGCGTGTAATCCTGACCTCTGTTTCGGCCCGAAGCGGTACCGATCGCGTGGCTGAAGCGGTGGAAAAAGAATCTGTGGATCTGGTGGTCAATGTTCAGGGGGACGAACCCATGATTGACCCAGGGGCTATTGATGCGGCGGTCGAGCCGTTTTTTACGGACAGCCGGCTACAGGTTTCAACACTGGTGCGTCCGGCGCAAAGCCTGGAAGAAATGCAGGACATCAACACGGCGCGGGTCATTTTTGATCAAAATCATTTTGCGATCTACTTTACGCGCGGAATTATTCCCTACAATCGGGATGAAACGGATCGATCGCGCTGGCTGGAGCAGTTTAAATATTTTCAACATGTGGGTCTTTATGTATACCGGAAGGAATTTTTGCTCGAATTTGCCGGCTGGGAAGAATCAGAATTGGAGAAAATTGAAAAACTGGAACAGCTTCGGATTTTGGAACACGGGTACAAAATAAAGGTTGTTGAAACCGATTACGTCCCCATTTGTGTGGATGTGCCGGAAGATATTCCACGAGTGGAACGTGTTTTAAACACAATTCTTTGATCTCTGTAAAAATACGCAAGATAACGCGGCCGAAAAAAACATATCTTAATA encodes:
- the gatC gene encoding Asp-tRNA(Asn)/Glu-tRNA(Gln) amidotransferase subunit GatC, which encodes MAITVEDVEKIAKLAKLSFTDKEKQKFTEQLSQIISYVEKLNELDVEGVPATYHVLEVKNVFRKDEVKPSMPQEEVLENAPSKKNGYFSVPKVIAQE
- the kdsB gene encoding 3-deoxy-manno-octulosonate cytidylyltransferase, producing the protein MRVVAVIPARYAATRFPGKVLAPILGKPMLQWVFEQTQKAAFLDDVWIATDHPDVKRVAESFGARVILTSVSARSGTDRVAEAVEKESVDLVVNVQGDEPMIDPGAIDAAVEPFFTDSRLQVSTLVRPAQSLEEMQDINTARVIFDQNHFAIYFTRGIIPYNRDETDRSRWLEQFKYFQHVGLYVYRKEFLLEFAGWEESELEKIEKLEQLRILEHGYKIKVVETDYVPICVDVPEDIPRVERVLNTIL